The segment GGCCGGCAGCTGTTCGCGGAAGTCCCGGCGGTGGCACCAGTCGCGCATGTAGTCGACCCACGTCTGCCACAGGCGCGCCGCCTGGCGCGACATCTTTTCCTCGTAGACGAGAATGTAGGCGCGTTCGAAGATCGAGATCAGCACCTCGAAGAGGAGGTTGCGGCGTTCGATCTGCTCGGCGGTGAAGGGTGCTTCCGGAATCGGCTGCGTCATCAACCGAAGATCCGCGTTGTCCAGCACCAGCCGGAGAAATTTCGAATAGTCGTCGGACAGCCGCAGGTAGACCTCCTCGTCGTCGTTTTGTCGCTCTTTGCGTTGTTCCGCGATGAAAACGACGATGGCGAGCGGGAGACCGACGATGGTGACCACGTAACTCAAGGCCTCGAGCCATTCGAGCGGCGTCATACCGCTAGTGAATCGCCGGCGAGATCGAGGTCAACCAGCCGAAAATTCGGATCCGGACCTCGGACCGCGCGGCAAGGGCGCTTGCGACGCCCGCACTCCCGATAGAACCGCACGGGCGGGACGCCCGTGCCACGTCAGTAGTGCTTCACGTAGCCGTTGCGGCGGAGTCGCTCCAGCCAGTGTTCCTGGCTGTTGCGCGACATCTGCTGGACGAGCACGCGCTCGATTTCGTCGCGGACCTCGTCGATCGGCTGAATGCCGGCGTATTTGCGGTCCTCCGCGAAGAGGATGAAACAGCCCTCGGGGAGAATGATGGGATCGCTGACCTCGCCCTTTTTGAGCGAGAAGAGCGGTTCGCTGAACTCCGGCTTGAGATCGGAGCGCTTCTGCCAGCCCCAGTCGCCGCCCTTGGCGCGACGGGAGTCCTGGCTGTATTCGCGGGCCAGATCCTCGAATTTTTCGCCCGCCTTGATCCGGGCCATCACCAGGTTGGCCTTGGCGCGCAGGTCTTCGTCGGTTTCGCCGTTGGCGCGCGAGAACTGGATCAGCCGCAGGTGGACGCCATCCTCCTGATAAAACCGGTCCTTGTTCTCGTTGTAGAACGTCTCGATACGGACGGGGCTGACGATGCTCTGCGACTTCCGCTGCTCCTGCCGCATGTACTGGTAGATGATGTCCTCCTCGACCTCGCGGCGATACTCGCGGAGCGTGGTGCCGCGCGAGTGGAGATAGGCGAGGAATTTTGAGCGGTCGTTGTCGAACTGCTCGCTCAGAATGTCGGCCAGCCGGTTGTCGATGAAGCTGTCGGGAATGTGCTTCTTCTCGTCCTTGCGGAATTCCTTCACGATCAGGACGCGGTCGATGAGGCTCTGGATGACGTCGTCCTGGAGTTGCTCGAGCT is part of the Opitutus terrae PB90-1 genome and harbors:
- a CDS encoding peptidylprolyl isomerase; the encoded protein is MMIGRFRFALLSLLLAVPLAAQEAGDNLNLRFANGIAAIVEDKVITVDDVRREIAPLIAQLQREARNEREFNEKLEQLQDDVIQSLIDRVLIVKEFRKDEKKHIPDSFIDNRLADILSEQFDNDRSKFLAYLHSRGTTLREYRREVEEDIIYQYMRQEQRKSQSIVSPVRIETFYNENKDRFYQEDGVHLRLIQFSRANGETDEDLRAKANLVMARIKAGEKFEDLAREYSQDSRRAKGGDWGWQKRSDLKPEFSEPLFSLKKGEVSDPIILPEGCFILFAEDRKYAGIQPIDEVRDEIERVLVQQMSRNSQEHWLERLRRNGYVKHY